A region from the Vicia villosa cultivar HV-30 ecotype Madison, WI linkage group LG3, Vvil1.0, whole genome shotgun sequence genome encodes:
- the LOC131662684 gene encoding uncharacterized protein LOC131662684, with amino-acid sequence MESIKQEILELRKEVVTLKAGMEHLTALVEALVAAQVNPPMMEERMAKVFLETLNSFFPKGTVVSTPADFHREVGMKALLEKDVRKECLFEEGNSAGSVKKFGNDFSKKRIRGGNNHHQHHHVSYIIPVSNSIHATPDYQQSTRQQAPPLNEQNQSRKPNFDPIPMTYTELFPALIHKNLVQTRSPPPIPEKIPWWYNADVTCAFHQDAPGHSLEDCWALKVEVQRLTRAGILSFRDIGPDVQANSLPKHE; translated from the coding sequence atggaaagtatcaaacaagagattcttgaactccgcaaagaggtggttactttgaaggctggtatggagcatctgactgctctggttgaggctctagttgctgcccaagtcaatcctcctatgatggaagaaaggatggcaaaggtctttcttgaaactctgaactcgttctttcccaaggggacagtagtcagtacacctgctgacttTCACAGagaggtgggtatgaaagcgcttctagaaaaggatgtccgaaaggaatgtttgtttgaagaaggtaactcagctggtagtgtgaagaagtttggtaatgacttttcaaagaagagaatcaggggaggaaacaatcatcatcaacatcatcatgtttcctatatcattcctgtatccaattcaatTCATGCAACTCCAGATTATCAGCAAAGTACTCGTCAACAAGCTCCTCCACTGAATGAGCAAAATCAATCTCGAAAgcctaattttgatcctatccctatgacctacacagaattgttccctgctctaattcataagaatttggttcagacaaggtcaccacctccaattccagagaagattccatggtggtacaatgctgatgttacttgcgcttttcatcaggatgctcccggacacagtttagaagattgttgggctctaaaggttgaagttcaaagattgactcgtgctggtattttgtctttccgagacattggccctgatgttcaagccaattctttgccaaagcatgaatga